In Podospora pseudopauciseta strain CBS 411.78 chromosome 2 map unlocalized CBS411.78m_2, whole genome shotgun sequence, the genomic stretch ttaccaccaccgcggccACCACCGCGTCCACCACGGTCACCACCACGGAAGTTGCCTCCCCCGCGACCACCGCCTCTTCCACCGCGCTCAAAGCCCATTATGACGGTTGGTTATGTCTGTAAATCGGATATAAGATCGTCGTGGGTATGTTTGTCGACGCCGAATCAGATGTGTTGCGCAAAGAGTTGTTGAGGACACAATGGGTTGATTTGCGCGGCTCTGTCGAGATGCTCAAAGAGCTTGTTGGAGCTGGATGCAAAATTTCCTAACACCCCAGAAAAAATGAGTGGAGCACCGATCAACTTTTTGTCGCCTCGGTGGTGGATTCTTCCGACATTCTGAGTGGTTGGGCATCTTGCTGTGAATCTGGTAGAGGTCCGTGCGGTATTGTTATCGTCTTATCGGCTTGGTGGGGCTGCAAGTGGGAAAGTTTTCTGCACTTGCTAGCCGCCAAGATTTCCTTCTGCCTCAGGCCAACACCGCTCCCGCACAAGCCAATCGAACACCACCCACCGAGCCCTAATCGCGAAATTGAATTTGGCTCCAAAATTTGGTAACCGTCATTCCTTGAACATCACCAAATTCGGCCGATCTCGCCTCTAATCGACAAGCAGTCAAGATGGTGAGTAGCCCTTGCGAAATCAATTCCCGAAGTCATTTTCGAGCGCCGTTCGAAGCCCCCGTCGAAATTTTGCTGCTGGACCTTTGCGGAATTCCGTTCGGGATGGAGGATGGAGCTATTGCGGAAACcgacgagggggagggaaatGTTGAAGCAATCGCCAGGAACCATGCTGACCATGGATTTATCACGACATTAGGTTCGGTACGCTGCGACTGAAATTTCCCCGGTGAAGTCCGCCCGCTCCCGCGGCTCTTACCTCCGTGTTTCTTTCAAGAACACCCGCGAGACTGCCCAGGCCATCAACGGCTGGAAGCTCCAGCGTGCCCAGACCTTCCTCCAGAATGTCATTgacaagaaggaggccgTCCCTATGAGACGCTACTGCGGCTCCATCGGCCGTACTGCTCAAGGTACGAATAATCATCGATTTCCCGACGTAAACACATCGGAAGCTTTGGACATGGAGAtttgggattgggatgggattgGATACCCGGAACGATTACAAGCTCCACGACTACAAGACTGGTGAAGGATGGATATGGCTATGAGAATGTTGGGCTGACTGTGATGGAAATGTAGGCAAGCAGTTCGGTGTCACCCGTGCCCGCTGGCCCGCCAAGTCCGCCGAgttcctccttggtctcctcaAGAACGCCGAGTCCAACGCCGACTCTAAGGGTCTTGACACTGGCAACCTCGTTGTCAAGCACATCCAGGTCAACCAGGCCCCCAAGCAGCGCCGCCGCACATACCGCGCCCACGGTCGCGTACGTATCTTCGAATCCGAGAAGATCTCCAGCGGGgagtgagaggggagggacACACAGGCTAACATATGGCAGATCAACCCCTACATGTCCAACCCCTGCCACATCGAGCTTATCCTCACCGAGGCTGAGGAGACCGTTGCCAAGTCCGAGGCCGTTGTCCGTGAGGAGCACCTTAACAGCAGACAGCGTGGCGTTCGCGTCCGCCAGGCCCTCACTGCCGCCTAAACGGTTGGCCgtgtggtgatgtttggGACGTCGGGGTATCTTTTGACTGGGGCTTGATTTTTCCGGAAACGGTGTACTGCGAGCATGGCATTCTTTCGGGTCAGGGCTACGATTCCAGAGGAAAAAGGAGTCGGTCACGAATACTCAATAAAAACAATTGAGAAACCATGAACGCGGGAAACGGGGTTATAAAAGGCGCAAACCGAATTTTATTTGCTTGACTCGACTCTCGGCCGAGGCTGCCTTGCCTGTTTGATAGCTGAAGATACCCAGCGTCTCAGTCATCTTGCGTCTCATCCGTGTGAAGCGACTATGCATGCCGTGGTGCTGTGGGGGGCAGTTTGGGGCTGTAGTGATACCATAGGGTGATTCCTAACCATTGAGCTTGTCGAACATATCTGGGTCTTGTTGCATATTGATGATTATGGTCTTGTGACACCGGTGCTTGCTATGATGATATCATAAATGATTCTCCCAACATAATACACTCAATGCCGTCCACATTCGCATGTTTATGCCTACATGGACACATGCAGCTCATACCGCTCACTAGAACAGATTCCGCTCCCAGGTGCGCTCTATCCCTCCATCTCAAtatcccccccacccccacctctccccttccGTCTCTCCTCTATCCTCTTGACCATCTTCTGCTTCCCTTGCCCAACCCAACTCTTgtacccctcctcccctccctccttgaGCCTATACTCCACCACTCCCTTCAGCACCTCCCCGGCAAACCCAACAAAGTTGTGCTTCCTCAACGCGTTCTCAAACTGCCAATCCCTCCTCTTTTGCTCCTCCCGCTCCAACAACTCCACATCGCCCAACTCCCTCGCCCTGATCCTCAAGTCTCTCGTCATGGCCAAGAGGTTAAACCTAATCTCTGCGTCGCCATATCTCGCAATCCGGCGTTGAATCACCTCCATGACCTTTTCAGGGAAGCTCTCCTGCGTGCAAGGCCCATGAGAGATGGGAGCAGGCTGGAGGCCGTCCAGTTCGTAAAGGGTCCCGTTAAAGGGCGTGTAAGCGATAAAATGAAACGCATCTTCCGTCTCGTCGTTTGGGTTGCGGGTTGT encodes the following:
- a CDS encoding uncharacterized protein (EggNog:ENOG503NVRT; COG:O; MEROPS:MER0013494) → MSGSWNTIESDAGVFTYLLTNLGVRNVQFEELLTLDPSSLAELHPVYGVIFLFKYPTDAPYRATGDKPLDGTFDHSIAENNLFFAAQTIPNACGTQALLSVLLNKTSGSDDEETKIDIGPVLKDFRDFTIDLPPEFRGEALSNSDVIRDTHNSFAKSSPFVDETTRNPNDETEDAFHFIAYTPFNGTLYELDGLQPAPISHGPCTQESFPEKVMEVIQRRIARYGDAEIRFNLLAMTRDLRIRARELGDVELLEREEQKRRDWQFENALRKHNFVGFAGEVLKGVVEYRLKEGGEEGYKSWVGQGKQKMVKRIEERRKGRGGGGGDIEMEG
- the RPL17B gene encoding 60S ribosomal protein L17B (EggNog:ENOG503P1RH; COG:J); translated protein: MVRYAATEISPVKSARSRGSYLRVSFKNTRETAQAINGWKLQRAQTFLQNVIDKKEAVPMRRYCGSIGRTAQGKQFGVTRARWPAKSAEFLLGLLKNAESNADSKGLDTGNLVVKHIQVNQAPKQRRRTYRAHGRINPYMSNPCHIELILTEAEETVAKSEAVVREEHLNSRQRGVRVRQALTAA